The nucleotide window TTTTGGTTATTGGTTTGTCacattttgttattatttatgtctCTGTACATTAGAAAAAAGTTTTAGAATGCTACATGTACTGCTTTCGTGAAACTTTTAAAGCCTACTGTCATCTAATCGTATgaaattattttatattatCCAATATGGTTGAGAAATACAGCGAtataaaactttttaaaaaatcaaaacggTAAAGGATGAAAATGCTCtgttatttgaaaaaattatcaCGACTTTTACCAATGTTAGTTACAATAGAGAACGCTAGATGTCTTGAACTATACCAACTTGTTTTCCAAAGGAAGCAAAAGCAGAATGCTTAGAATGCATAGGAAGTAATTCTGGTTTGGGCCGTGTAAATGTAGGAAAGCTCTGTCAACTATTGGTCATCGACCAAATGTCAAATGTCAACAAATAGCTGTGCTACATATTGGCTAAAATAGTAACTTTGTATTTCCGCAAATTTATTGTCGTAGTCAAGGCTTGTTTCTTGGACGTGAAGATATTAGTCAGGAAATTGTAAGGGCATGGAGGATATTCCATTGCGAGTTTCCATGGAAGATAGAACTTTTGATCATGATGAGAGTGATTATCTTTTAAGCGCTACAGAAGAAGCGAACGTAGCATTTAGAAGAGGTCGcagacgaaaaagaaacactgGAATGGAAAGGTGAAAATAGTTACCCCATAAAACTCTTCCCTTTTAAAATAGGTAGCCTGATACAGTGTTTGTGGATGGTTATCTGGCCCAGAGTGCAACTTATCAAACTAAAGTGATATCATTACCATAGCTAGTTTTTGAATTAGCTGTTTAAAAACTTTGATATAACATGTGTTTGTCAATTATTTACTTTCAGTTACTTCAACAAGCTCTATCGTTGCTGCCACAGGGCAAAAGAGCTAAATTCACGAACTGTATGGATTGGTCATCATTCCCAGCAGACTAAGGATGTTGCTGAGTACTATCCACCAAATGGAATTCGTAACCAAAAATATAactttttcacttttcttcCAATGGTACCATCTTTGTTTGTTCAAAGTGCTTTTAGCATTGATCTATGCATAAGGAGTTTAATCATGAATTTCTCTGTAGGTCTTGTTTCAGCAGTTCAAATTCTTTCTAAACCTTTATTTCCTCATAATGGCCATAAGCCAATTCATCCCAGAAATTAGAATAGGATATCTTTACACATATTGGGGACCATTGGTAAACATACTTAGCAGTAAAATCCATTACTTTTGATGAAATGTTATGAAAGTATCACCTTGCTGCTTTAGTGTTTTGTACTGTTGGTAACAACAATTAGAGAAGCCATTGATGATTTTCGCCGAGCTCAACGTGATAAAGAAATCAACTGTCGTCTGTATAAAAAACTCGTGTCGTCAGGTTTCGAACTTATTCCGAGCTCGAAAATTAAAGTTGGCgatcttatttttattgataaaGGTACGTGTAAAACTGTACACTAGATGTACTATGCTATCGCTAAAAATTTCACAGCCAAACTAACTTTCACAAATGGTTCAAACCCTATTAGATGAAAGAGTTCCTGCTGACATGGTTCTCTTAAGAACTACGGAAAAGTCTGGATCATGTTTCATTCGAACGGATCAATTGGATGGCGAAACAGATTGGAAATTGCGATTGGCCGTGACAGACACACAGAAGTTGGCGTTTGATACTGATTTATTCCAGCTAAACGCTTCCGTTTTCGCTGAAAAGCCTCAAAGAGATATTCACACTTTTATTGGAACTTTCAAAAGGGTATGTTTGAACGTTCAGAGTATAGTAACTGTACTTGATgggcttgttttttttttttgttttttttttgttttttgtttttgggtcGGGGTGTTTCTTTTGAAATGCAATCAGAATGATGACCCACCCGTAGAAGATTCCTTGAACATTGAAAACACTTTATGGGCCAACACTGTTGTGGCGTCAGGGACAGCCTTAGGACTAGTTGTATATACAGGAAAGGAAACGAGAAGTTCCATGAACAATTCACAGCCCAGGAGTAAGGTTGGATTGTTAGATCTTGAAGTAAACCAGTTAACTAAGGTATACTGTAACTAGTTACTATTATTGTTAATATTGAGAGTTAAAGTACAGTCTaatactttcctttttttttttaagattttgttTCTTGCCGTTGTCGGACTTGCACTGCTCATGATGTGCTTGAAAGGATTCCAAGGCCCCTGGTATCGATACCTCTTCCGTttcgttttacttttttcttacaTTATTCCGATTAGGTAATAGAACAGTTTTATTTTCTGACATTCTGATTCTAACCATTGAGTGTCCCATAGCTTACGCGTAAATTTAGATATGGGCAAAGCGTTCTATTCATGGTCAATCATGAAGGACAAAGAAATTCCTGGAACCGTTGTACGCTCAACGACCATACCGGAGGAATTGGGACGAATTTCGTATCTTCTTTCAGACAAAACTGGAACTTTAACAGAAAATGAGATGGTATTTAGGAAATTACATTTGGGGACGACCGCGTATGGCACCGAAACGTTTGATGAAATTCGCACTCTTCTAGGCCAGGTAAAGTCGAAAAATCagcaatatttttttaatgaagaCAATTCAGTTTGATTAATTATTCGTGTTTAATTAGGCATTTAGCCATACCAGTAGTTCTACAACTATAACACCTGGGCAACCAAGCAGTGGGAAAATGCGCAGGACAGCGATAACGCGAATTGTTGAAGCGGCGAAAGCTATTGGGCTCTGTCACAATGTTACACCTATTGTTGACGGAAATCAATTCGTACGTGTTACTAGATTTAGTTTGTATCATGTTTCGTTGTTCAATTATTCATTCTGGCTGCAGATTGACAGTAAAATCAACTATCAAGCCTCTAGCCCGGACGAAATAGCACTCGTATCGTGGACAGAAAGTGTGGGCCTTACGCTCATGGAACGCAACACGACGACCATGACTCTGAGAAACCCACATGGTACACTGATGAACTTTACTGTATTGCAGGTAAGCTAAGTGATTTTATTATATTGGTTATTTGTCTAACCTTTCACTGTTTGCTTAGATATTCCCCTTCACGTCTGAAACTAAACGCATGGGCATCATCGTCAGAGACGAACAATCTGgcgaaataattttttacatGAAAGGTGCCGATACAGTAATGAACCGCATTGTATTGTACAATGACTGGCTCGAAGAGGAGTGCGGAAATATGGCAAGGGAAGGATTGAGAACTTTGGTTGTGGCTAAACGTCCATTGACAGACGAACAGTATTCAGAGTTTGATACTCGGTATCAGGCAGCTAAACTAGCATTGACGGATCGGGCTGCCCGCGTTGCAGCCGTTGTTGAAAGTCTAGAACGTGATATGGAATTGTTAGCCGTAACTGGGGTCGAAGATCGTTTACAAGTAATCTTTTTATGGCTTCCAATAATAGTATAACCAATAATAATACAACAGTTActtatccctttttttttttagcaaaatgTGAAGCCATCGCTTGAGCTTTTGCGAAATGCAGGAATTCGAATCTGGATGCTGACTGGTGACAAATTAGAGACTGCCATTTGCATTGCGCAGAGTTCGCGCCTTGTCCCTCGTTCCCAAAGTATTCATGTCTTTGGTAACGTAACGTCGCGTACAGACACTCATCAAGAACTGAATGCCTACCGTCGTAAAACCGATTCCGCCCTCATTATTCGAGGTGAATCGCTAGAGTTTTGTTTACAAGTGAGTTACGTCAGTTAAGCACACACGGGTATGCATTCTCAAAATAATGGTTTTTGACACAGTTTTACGAGCACGAATTCATGGAACTGGCTTGTGCTGCTCCAGCTGTTGTCTGTTGCCGTTGCACTCCGACTCAAAAGGCCTCAGTTGT belongs to Daphnia magna isolate NIES linkage group LG1, ASM2063170v1.1, whole genome shotgun sequence and includes:
- the LOC116934707 gene encoding probable phospholipid-transporting ATPase IIB isoform X2, which gives rise to MEDIPLRVSMEDRTFDHDESDYLLSATEEANVAFRRGRRRKRNTGMESYFNKLYRCCHRAKELNSRTVWIGHHSQQTKDVAEYYPPNGIRNQKYNFFTFLPMVLFQQFKFFLNLYFLIMAISQFIPEIRIGYLYTYWGPLCFVLLVTTIREAIDDFRRAQRDKEINCRLYKKLVSSGFELIPSSKIKVGDLIFIDKDERVPADMVLLRTTEKSGSCFIRTDQLDGETDWKLRLAVTDTQKLAFDTDLFQLNASVFAEKPQRDIHTFIGTFKRNDDPPVEDSLNIENTLWANTVVASGTALGLVVYTGKETRSSMNNSQPRSKVGLLDLEVNQLTKILFLAVVGLALLMMCLKGFQGPWYRYLFRFVLLFSYIIPISLRVNLDMGKAFYSWSIMKDKEIPGTVVRSTTIPEELGRISYLLSDKTGTLTENEMVFRKLHLGTTAYGTETFDEIRTLLGQAFSHTSSSTTITPGQPSSGKMRRTAITRIVEAAKAIGLCHNVTPIVDGNQFIDSKINYQASSPDEIALVSWTESVGLTLMERNTTTMTLRNPHGTLMNFTVLQIFPFTSETKRMGIIVRDEQSGEIIFYMKGADTVMNRIVLYNDWLEEECGNMAREGLRTLVVAKRPLTDEQYSEFDTRYQAAKLALTDRAARVAAVVESLERDMELLAVTGVEDRLQQNVKPSLELLRNAGIRIWMLTGDKLETAICIAQSSRLVPRSQSIHVFGNVTSRTDTHQELNAYRRKTDSALIIRGESLEFCLQFYEHEFMELACAAPAVVCCRCTPTQKASVVRLIQEHTGKRTAAVGDGGNDVSMIQAADTGIGIVGKEGKQASLAADFSIPQFSHIVRLLLVHGRRSYKRSAALAQFVIHRGLIISTMQAVFSSVFYFASVSLYQGFLMVGYATVYTMIPVFSLVLDKDVSSKIAMTYPELYKELAKGRSLTYKTFFLWVLISIYQGGVIMYGALLLFDDEFIHIVAISFSALILTELLMVTLTARKWHVIMILGELVSLALYVASLALFHEFFDSQFIQTADFVWKVCVITVISCLPLYILKCLHKKFSPPSYSKLT
- the LOC116934707 gene encoding probable phospholipid-transporting ATPase IIB isoform X1, producing the protein MEDIPLRVSMEDRTFDHDESDYLLSATEEANVAFRRGRRRKRNTGMESYFNKLYRCCHRAKELNSRTVWIGHHSQQTKDVAEYYPPNGIRNQKYNFFTFLPMVLFQQFKFFLNLYFLIMAISQFIPEIRIGYLYTYWGPLCFVLLVTTIREAIDDFRRAQRDKEINCRLYKKLVSSGFELIPSSKIKVGDLIFIDKDERVPADMVLLRTTEKSGSCFIRTDQLDGETDWKLRLAVTDTQKLAFDTDLFQLNASVFAEKPQRDIHTFIGTFKRNDDPPVEDSLNIENTLWANTVVASGTALGLVVYTGKETRSSMNNSQPRSKVGLLDLEVNQLTKILFLAVVGLALLMMCLKGFQGPWYRYLFRFVLLFSYIIPISLRVNLDMGKAFYSWSIMKDKEIPGTVVRSTTIPEELGRISYLLSDKTGTLTENEMVFRKLHLGTTAYGTETFDEIRTLLGQAFSHTSSSTTITPGQPSSGKMRRTAITRIVEAAKAIGLCHNVTPIVDGNQFVRVTRFSLYHVSLFNYSFWLQIDSKINYQASSPDEIALVSWTESVGLTLMERNTTTMTLRNPHGTLMNFTVLQIFPFTSETKRMGIIVRDEQSGEIIFYMKGADTVMNRIVLYNDWLEEECGNMAREGLRTLVVAKRPLTDEQYSEFDTRYQAAKLALTDRAARVAAVVESLERDMELLAVTGVEDRLQQNVKPSLELLRNAGIRIWMLTGDKLETAICIAQSSRLVPRSQSIHVFGNVTSRTDTHQELNAYRRKTDSALIIRGESLEFCLQFYEHEFMELACAAPAVVCCRCTPTQKASVVRLIQEHTGKRTAAVGDGGNDVSMIQAADTGIGIVGKEGKQASLAADFSIPQFSHIVRLLLVHGRRSYKRSAALAQFVIHRGLIISTMQAVFSSVFYFASVSLYQGFLMVGYATVYTMIPVFSLVLDKDVSSKIAMTYPELYKELAKGRSLTYKTFFLWVLISIYQGGVIMYGALLLFDDEFIHIVAISFSALILTELLMVTLTARKWHVIMILGELVSLALYVASLALFHEFFDSQFIQTADFVWKVCVITVISCLPLYILKCLHKKFSPPSYSKLT